From Haloarcula hispanica ATCC 33960, the proteins below share one genomic window:
- a CDS encoding ABC1 kinase family protein, producing the protein MNLRAYWRFLVVARHFLPLLVAYARDRKRFFVVGSSRRVTPEQRRKRAQQLLDSLLTLGPTFIKLGQILSTRPDVLPPEYIEEFSKLQDRVPPADWDEARVVIEDELGSVDDRFDEFETEAISGASLGQVYLAEVDGEKVAVKIRRPGIETLVEADLRVVRWSLPLLMYFIDDSRSFSLETLADEFSKTIREEMDYQREGRMLTEIRENFRDNDRICIPKVKESHSTQRVLTMEYVPGTKINDIDSLDAGGIDRTELAETLQRAYLQMIIDDGVFHADPHPGNLAVQDDGTLVFYDFGMSGRVDPFVQDKIIDFYAAVADQDIDAILDALIEMGTLSPEADRQVMGDVMELAIADARGEDIEQYRVQQIIQQVEDTIYEFPLRLPANLALVLRVATVVEGVCVTLDEDFDFIGVATDYLREEGYLAEGVRNFVEDRATEVSDAARSAVRIPPKLESALDRVEREDFRVQADIEDSDGLLATMTKRLILGMLLASTLFSTAFLYTQASLPATGVGIAGTVGLSLALWWSFRSKKAVRAKPQFTRQSMREQDRESPSGLNTSFGEDTDDAYSGD; encoded by the coding sequence GTGAACCTTCGCGCGTACTGGCGGTTCCTCGTCGTCGCTCGCCACTTCCTGCCCCTGTTGGTCGCGTACGCACGAGACCGAAAGCGGTTCTTCGTGGTCGGCTCGTCGCGCCGTGTCACGCCTGAACAGCGTCGCAAACGTGCACAGCAACTGCTCGACTCGCTGCTGACGCTCGGCCCGACGTTCATCAAACTCGGACAGATACTCTCGACCCGGCCGGACGTCCTGCCGCCGGAGTACATCGAGGAGTTCTCGAAGTTGCAGGACCGCGTGCCACCGGCGGACTGGGACGAGGCACGGGTCGTCATCGAGGACGAACTGGGCTCCGTCGACGACCGCTTCGACGAGTTCGAGACAGAGGCGATAAGCGGCGCGTCGCTCGGCCAGGTGTATCTGGCGGAGGTCGACGGCGAGAAGGTCGCCGTCAAGATCCGCCGGCCCGGTATCGAGACGCTCGTCGAGGCCGACCTGCGGGTCGTCCGCTGGTCGCTCCCGCTGTTGATGTATTTCATCGACGACTCCCGGTCGTTCTCGCTTGAGACGCTAGCCGACGAGTTCTCGAAGACCATCCGCGAGGAGATGGACTACCAGCGGGAGGGCCGCATGCTCACCGAAATCCGGGAGAACTTCCGGGACAACGACCGTATCTGCATTCCCAAGGTCAAGGAGTCCCACTCCACGCAACGCGTCCTGACGATGGAGTACGTTCCGGGCACGAAGATCAACGACATCGACAGCCTCGATGCGGGTGGTATCGACCGGACGGAACTGGCCGAGACGCTCCAGCGGGCGTACCTCCAGATGATTATCGACGATGGCGTGTTCCACGCCGATCCACATCCCGGGAACCTCGCTGTGCAGGACGACGGGACACTCGTCTTCTACGACTTCGGAATGTCCGGTCGAGTCGACCCGTTCGTGCAGGACAAGATCATCGACTTCTACGCCGCCGTCGCCGATCAGGACATCGACGCCATCCTCGATGCCCTCATCGAGATGGGGACGCTCTCGCCGGAGGCCGACCGGCAGGTGATGGGTGACGTGATGGAACTGGCCATCGCCGACGCCCGTGGCGAGGACATCGAGCAGTACCGCGTCCAGCAGATCATTCAGCAGGTCGAGGACACCATCTACGAGTTCCCGCTTCGCCTGCCGGCGAATCTGGCGCTCGTGTTGCGCGTCGCCACTGTCGTCGAAGGCGTCTGTGTCACGCTCGACGAGGACTTCGACTTCATCGGCGTTGCTACCGACTATCTCCGCGAGGAGGGGTATCTCGCCGAGGGCGTCCGGAACTTCGTCGAGGACCGGGCGACCGAAGTGTCCGACGCCGCCCGGTCGGCCGTCCGTATCCCGCCAAAACTGGAGTCCGCCCTCGACAGAGTCGAGCGGGAGGACTTCCGCGTACAGGCCGACATTGAGGACTCCGATGGCCTGCTCGCGACGATGACCAAGCGGCTCATCCTCGGGATGTTGCTCGCGAGCACGCTGTTCTCGACAGCGTTCCTCTACACGCAGGCGTCGCTGCCGGCCACTGGTGTCGGCATCGCTGGAACCGTCGGGCTCTCTCTGGCGCTGTGGTGGTCGTTCCGCTCGAAAAAGGCCGTCCGCGCCAAGCCGCAGTTCACGCGACAGAGTATGCGTGAGCAGGACCGGGAGAGCCCGAGTGGGCTCAACACCTCCTTCGGCGAGGACACCGACGACGCCTACAGCGGTGACTGA
- a CDS encoding Hsp20/alpha crystallin family protein has translation MPALREALRDLPDAVFADVLESEDEYLLVLDLPGVTADTIDVTVEGGRLRIDGQRTKDVPGEFTFVREDRSVFLDAELPLPPDTTGQGGEGTVENGVLELRLPKATAAPSTTIPIDGD, from the coding sequence ATGCCAGCCCTGCGTGAAGCGCTTCGGGATCTTCCCGACGCCGTGTTCGCGGACGTGCTCGAATCCGAGGACGAATACCTGCTCGTGCTCGACCTGCCGGGTGTGACCGCGGACACAATCGACGTGACCGTTGAAGGGGGCCGCCTTCGTATCGACGGGCAACGGACCAAAGACGTGCCCGGGGAGTTCACGTTCGTCCGCGAGGACCGCTCCGTGTTCCTCGACGCCGAGCTCCCGCTCCCGCCGGACACGACCGGGCAGGGCGGGGAGGGGACCGTGGAAAACGGCGTCCTCGAGCTCCGCCTGCCGAAGGCGACAGCCGCACCGAGCACTACAATCCCGATCGACGGGGACTGA
- a CDS encoding GIDE domain-containing protein, which yields MVLPQLVAIVFLVIGGFVLLRGGRELRTVFHILRNDPVPVRSLDGHSGPVEITGTAVADEDAGTVTAPFTGSECLAYTYEVEEYRSSGKHSSWETLDEGQAGVDFIVDDGNARVRVNPDGADVRFESQSVTVSPGTELPERLAGYVERTDAVEAQDGSVNLLVTEISLGNKQRFTERRLDVGEDVYVYGQAMRGPASEWGSNLVDAVVGDGDGTPVFVISDTSERGTARRIVRGAIAETVFGLAAVLIGAAVLLSVPL from the coding sequence ATGGTCCTCCCGCAACTGGTCGCCATCGTGTTCCTGGTCATCGGCGGCTTCGTCCTCCTCCGCGGTGGCCGGGAACTCCGAACGGTGTTTCACATCCTCCGGAACGATCCAGTCCCGGTGCGCTCGCTCGACGGGCACTCCGGTCCCGTCGAAATCACCGGCACAGCCGTCGCCGACGAAGACGCCGGCACGGTCACAGCCCCCTTCACCGGCAGCGAGTGTCTGGCCTACACCTACGAGGTCGAGGAGTATCGGTCGTCGGGGAAACACTCCAGCTGGGAGACGCTAGACGAGGGGCAGGCCGGCGTCGACTTCATCGTCGACGACGGGAACGCTCGCGTCCGCGTGAATCCCGACGGCGCGGACGTACGGTTCGAGTCCCAGTCCGTGACGGTATCCCCCGGGACTGAACTCCCCGAGCGCCTGGCCGGCTACGTCGAGCGAACGGATGCCGTCGAGGCACAGGACGGGTCCGTGAACCTGCTCGTGACTGAGATCAGCCTGGGGAACAAGCAGCGCTTTACCGAGCGCCGGCTGGACGTTGGCGAGGACGTGTACGTCTACGGTCAGGCGATGCGCGGCCCCGCATCGGAGTGGGGAAGTAATCTGGTCGACGCCGTCGTCGGGGATGGCGATGGGACGCCGGTGTTCGTCATCTCCGACACCAGCGAGCGTGGCACGGCCCGACGGATTGTTCGCGGCGCTATCGCTGAAACTGTGTTCGGACTAGCGGCTGTCCTTATCGGTGCTGCCGTCCTCCTCTCCGTACCCCTGTAG
- a CDS encoding molybdopterin-binding protein: MAGTPPSEAEPLALETARRQLGSFAVPVDRTDRIPLSVAVGRVLATDATANKPVEEAGISVDDTVFDQGHQVRPGDVGLLRATGVSELLVRQRPQVGIVPTGDDLRAAASAAREVETAGFTLAQYADRWGGKVTYRDPVADDAPALRMAVQRDLTRDALVITGTEPGDTLREVVADLGEVFTDYVDIDPGQRTGVAVVEDRPVLLLPESPSAARVGAVQLLRPLLKAFADAPLSDHPHQSASLSDGVDSPASVRSFVPVTVTDGTAAPLPGADLATATRADGWVSVPADETGIDAGTTVTVENWDYLP, from the coding sequence ATGGCTGGCACCCCGCCGTCGGAGGCCGAGCCGCTCGCGCTGGAGACTGCCCGCAGACAGCTCGGTAGCTTCGCCGTCCCCGTCGACCGGACAGACAGGATTCCGCTGTCCGTCGCTGTCGGACGAGTGCTGGCAACAGATGCGACGGCGAACAAACCCGTCGAGGAGGCAGGTATCTCGGTCGATGACACCGTCTTCGACCAGGGGCATCAGGTACGGCCCGGTGACGTGGGACTGCTGCGTGCGACCGGCGTCTCCGAGCTACTCGTCCGCCAGCGACCGCAGGTCGGAATCGTACCGACTGGCGACGACCTCCGAGCGGCTGCCAGCGCGGCCCGCGAGGTCGAGACAGCGGGGTTCACGCTGGCGCAGTACGCCGACCGGTGGGGCGGGAAAGTGACCTACCGGGACCCCGTCGCCGACGACGCACCGGCGCTCCGGATGGCCGTCCAGCGCGACCTCACCCGTGATGCGCTCGTCATCACCGGAACCGAGCCGGGGGATACGCTTCGAGAGGTCGTTGCGGACCTCGGCGAAGTGTTCACCGACTACGTCGATATCGACCCCGGCCAGCGGACGGGAGTCGCCGTCGTCGAGGACCGCCCGGTCCTGCTGTTGCCGGAGTCGCCGAGTGCAGCCCGCGTCGGCGCGGTACAACTCCTTCGTCCGCTACTGAAGGCGTTTGCCGATGCACCGCTGTCGGATCACCCCCACCAATCAGCCTCACTGAGCGACGGGGTAGACAGCCCTGCATCCGTCCGTTCGTTCGTGCCGGTCACCGTGACCGACGGGACAGCGGCGCCACTGCCGGGCGCTGACCTTGCCACGGCGACCCGAGCCGACGGCTGGGTATCCGTGCCTGCAGACGAAACTGGTATCGATGCCGGAACGACTGTCACCGTGGAAAACTGGGACTACCTCCCCTGA
- a CDS encoding HAD family hydrolase, translating to MTTDYDFWLFDLDGTLVDIEPAYPRKVMGAVGDRLGVEFTDRERDALWYGFGGTRSQTLAERDVDQQEFWRLFHEEEDPISRAEATYLYDDAEAFLATLDTPVGLVTHCQQYLTEPVLDHLDIADWFETVVCCDDDIGWKPDPKPVELAMREMDVWYNGHRGVLAGDNPSDIGAAWNAGLDGVHVGRRSPAEMGRCVRGDRRVASLLDLASSQGR from the coding sequence ATGACCACCGACTATGATTTCTGGCTGTTCGACCTCGACGGGACGCTCGTCGATATCGAGCCAGCCTACCCCCGGAAAGTGATGGGTGCCGTCGGCGACCGCCTCGGCGTCGAGTTCACGGACCGGGAGCGGGATGCGCTCTGGTACGGTTTCGGTGGAACACGGTCGCAGACACTCGCAGAGCGCGATGTCGACCAGCAGGAGTTCTGGCGGCTGTTCCACGAGGAGGAAGATCCCATTTCCCGGGCCGAGGCGACGTATCTCTACGACGACGCCGAGGCGTTCCTCGCCACCCTCGATACACCGGTCGGACTGGTCACGCACTGCCAGCAGTACCTCACCGAACCGGTGCTCGATCACCTCGACATCGCAGACTGGTTCGAGACGGTCGTCTGCTGTGACGACGACATCGGCTGGAAGCCCGACCCGAAGCCGGTGGAACTGGCGATGCGGGAGATGGACGTCTGGTACAACGGCCACCGCGGCGTGCTCGCCGGCGACAACCCGTCAGACATCGGCGCGGCGTGGAACGCGGGCCTCGACGGGGTCCACGTCGGTCGGCGGTCCCCGGCGGAGATGGGTCGGTGCGTGCGCGGCGACAGGCGCGTCGCCTCGCTGCTCGATCTGGCGTCGTCTCAGGGGAGGTAG
- the lwrS gene encoding LWR-salt protein, translating to MDTADGLASLRPTDPEGATARYVFRVEIRLEPDADGLWTDPDRFETTLYRAADTPGTGGWLFFRDTLWRGELADEPHFRRLVEDELGCPVVSASFRELRTEEAYLDALQAEIADDLALFNADSVSEVLNKYLGSSIRVA from the coding sequence GTGGACACCGCCGATGGACTCGCGTCGCTCCGGCCGACCGACCCCGAGGGGGCGACCGCACGGTACGTCTTTCGGGTCGAAATCCGGCTGGAGCCGGACGCGGATGGGCTGTGGACTGACCCCGACCGGTTCGAGACGACGCTGTATCGAGCGGCCGACACCCCGGGGACCGGCGGCTGGCTGTTCTTCCGGGACACGCTCTGGCGGGGCGAACTGGCCGACGAACCGCACTTCCGTCGGCTTGTCGAGGACGAACTCGGCTGCCCGGTCGTCTCGGCGTCGTTCCGTGAACTCCGGACCGAGGAGGCGTACCTCGACGCGCTACAAGCCGAAATCGCCGACGACCTGGCCCTGTTCAACGCTGATTCGGTCAGCGAAGTGCTCAACAAGTACCTCGGCAGTTCGATCCGTGTGGCGTGA
- a CDS encoding 4a-hydroxytetrahydrobiopterin dehydratase, with protein sequence MADLLSDAEISDRLPEEWTRDGDEIVRVFEFDGYLDASGFLSAAAGLAEDAWHHPEMTIRWGEVEVRLTTHDAGGITENDIDLAERLNGIHD encoded by the coding sequence ATGGCAGACCTGCTCTCTGATGCAGAGATTAGCGACCGGCTACCCGAGGAGTGGACCCGCGACGGCGACGAAATCGTTCGCGTCTTCGAGTTCGACGGCTATCTGGACGCGTCGGGCTTTCTGAGCGCCGCCGCTGGCCTCGCCGAAGACGCGTGGCATCACCCGGAGATGACCATCCGCTGGGGCGAGGTCGAAGTCCGACTCACGACCCACGACGCCGGTGGCATCACCGAGAACGACATCGATCTCGCCGAGCGGCTGAACGGCATCCACGACTGA
- the hemA gene encoding glutamyl-tRNA reductase, translating into MRGDTGAIVGVCISHERASVDQLETAAADSERHAVESLLANPEVEEAIALQTCNRTEGYVVVSDHADGLDALELFTRAVPEDVVVEMGHEESLRHLLRVAAGLESIVLGEDQILGQLRTAYETARGVGGIGPMLEDGVTKAIHVGERARTETKINEGVVSIASAAVRLLKQESSLTDGTALVVGAGEMGQLAADALSEEVDRLLVANRTVPHAEHVAESVDIDASAVALDGIEAAVSEASAVISATGSGDQVFDIGTFSDAGDVSIVDIAQPRDVPAGADRLPSVTVYDLDALESVTAETRNKRQRAAEAVERIVDEEFDRLLTQYKRKRADRVISTMYESAEQVKAAEINSALSAADFDDDQAEVVEAMADAIVSQILAAPTKSLRDAAEEDDWSTIHTALQLFDPDFGGPDQATPPEFTQGMSVDDIPDGMRDEIPNAMLDRLSDD; encoded by the coding sequence GTGAGAGGGGACACTGGTGCAATCGTTGGGGTCTGTATCTCCCATGAACGCGCAAGCGTCGACCAATTAGAGACCGCTGCGGCGGACAGCGAGCGCCACGCCGTCGAATCCCTGCTCGCCAACCCAGAGGTCGAAGAGGCGATTGCGCTACAGACGTGTAACCGTACCGAGGGGTACGTCGTCGTCTCTGATCACGCGGACGGGCTCGACGCGCTCGAACTGTTCACCCGCGCCGTGCCCGAAGATGTCGTCGTCGAGATGGGTCACGAGGAGAGCCTCCGTCACTTGCTCCGGGTAGCCGCCGGGCTCGAATCGATTGTGCTGGGCGAGGACCAGATCCTCGGCCAGCTCCGGACCGCCTACGAGACAGCCCGCGGCGTTGGCGGCATCGGGCCGATGCTGGAAGACGGTGTCACGAAAGCGATTCACGTCGGCGAGCGCGCCCGCACGGAGACGAAGATCAACGAGGGTGTCGTCTCGATTGCCTCCGCCGCGGTTCGCTTGCTCAAACAGGAGAGTTCGCTGACTGACGGGACAGCGCTCGTCGTCGGTGCCGGCGAGATGGGCCAACTCGCTGCGGATGCGCTCAGCGAGGAGGTAGACCGGCTGCTCGTGGCTAATCGGACAGTGCCACATGCGGAGCACGTCGCCGAATCGGTCGACATCGACGCCAGTGCGGTTGCGCTCGACGGCATCGAAGCGGCCGTTTCCGAGGCCAGTGCCGTCATCTCGGCGACGGGGAGCGGCGACCAGGTGTTCGATATCGGGACCTTCAGCGATGCCGGTGACGTATCTATCGTCGATATTGCCCAGCCGCGTGACGTTCCGGCCGGCGCGGACCGACTCCCGTCGGTGACGGTGTACGACCTCGACGCGCTGGAGTCGGTGACCGCCGAAACGCGGAACAAGCGGCAGCGAGCCGCCGAGGCAGTCGAACGCATCGTCGACGAGGAGTTCGACCGCCTGCTCACGCAGTACAAGCGCAAACGCGCCGACAGAGTCATCTCGACGATGTACGAGAGCGCCGAACAGGTCAAGGCGGCCGAGATAAACAGCGCGCTCTCGGCGGCTGACTTCGACGATGACCAGGCGGAAGTCGTCGAAGCGATGGCCGACGCCATCGTCTCGCAGATCCTCGCCGCGCCGACCAAGAGCCTGCGCGACGCCGCGGAGGAGGACGACTGGTCGACGATTCATACGGCGCTCCAGTTGTTCGACCCGGACTTCGGCGGCCCGGACCAGGCCACCCCGCCCGAGTTCACCCAGGGCATGTCGGTCGACGACATCCCCGACGGCATGCGCGACGAGATCCCGAACGCGATGCTCGACCGACTCTCTGACGACTGA
- a CDS encoding precorrin-2 dehydrogenase/sirohydrochlorin ferrochelatase family protein: MIPLMHDFEGETVLVVGGGPVGARKARTFATEASVVVLSPEFADRAFADAEKVRAAPDPEDAEEWVERTDPALVVAATDDSALNDAFTAVAEEHGALVNRADDHGDQSFGNVVVPATVRDDPVTLAIATGGRAPALSKHLRERFEDEFGNAGLMAELVGDLREDLRDRGVPPAERRDAVRLVVRSREVWKALDSGRYKGEQVARDVIGELPGDQT, from the coding sequence ATGATTCCGCTCATGCACGACTTCGAGGGCGAGACAGTGCTCGTCGTCGGCGGCGGTCCGGTCGGTGCGCGCAAGGCCCGAACGTTCGCCACGGAGGCGAGCGTCGTCGTCCTCAGTCCCGAGTTCGCCGACCGGGCGTTCGCGGACGCCGAAAAGGTCCGGGCCGCCCCGGACCCCGAGGATGCCGAAGAATGGGTCGAGCGGACCGACCCGGCACTGGTCGTCGCCGCGACGGACGACTCGGCCCTGAACGACGCCTTCACCGCGGTTGCCGAGGAGCACGGCGCGCTCGTCAACCGTGCCGACGACCACGGTGACCAGTCGTTCGGCAATGTCGTCGTCCCGGCGACAGTGCGGGACGACCCGGTGACGCTGGCGATTGCGACCGGCGGGCGCGCGCCGGCGCTGTCGAAACACCTCCGCGAGCGTTTCGAAGACGAGTTCGGAAACGCCGGTCTGATGGCGGAACTCGTTGGTGACCTCCGTGAGGACCTGCGCGACCGGGGCGTCCCGCCGGCCGAACGACGTGACGCCGTTAGACTCGTTGTCAGGTCACGGGAAGTTTGGAAGGCTTTAGATAGTGGCAGGTACAAGGGAGAGCAAGTAGCTAGAGACGTGATCGGAGAGTTACCTGGTGATCAAACGTGA
- the ahbB gene encoding siroheme decarboxylase subunit beta, translated as MSEDLGTVDRAVLNAFQGGFPVVERPFEPAAAALADHGVDIDADELLARVQDLDDAGVLTRFGALINAEAIGGTATLVATHAPEDSYDEHAEMINAYPEVAHNYEREHPHLNMWFVLSVAEEGRVEEVLAEIEAETGEETYNLPKQQEFHVGAKFPVEGPQTQDIDCSDLGPDVTPTDSQSLTADELDLVLEIQDGLPITATPYADVADEIDADVDWVLETIQRFNMEGKVRRVGVIPNHYALGYSENGMTVWDVPDEVIDEVGPAIAEFDFVTHCYERPRHDGVWPYNFFAMTHGRSEAESQERIQQVRDRMADHWDVSEDDWDTLFSTRILKKTGIRLDERARQNTETA; from the coding sequence ATGAGCGAAGACCTCGGGACGGTAGACCGGGCGGTGTTGAACGCCTTCCAGGGCGGCTTCCCGGTCGTCGAACGGCCGTTCGAACCGGCCGCGGCGGCCCTCGCCGACCACGGCGTCGACATCGACGCGGACGAGCTGTTAGCGCGTGTACAGGACCTCGACGACGCGGGCGTTCTCACGCGGTTCGGGGCACTCATCAACGCCGAAGCTATCGGCGGTACCGCCACCCTTGTCGCAACTCACGCCCCCGAGGACAGCTACGACGAACACGCCGAGATGATAAACGCGTACCCGGAGGTCGCGCACAACTACGAACGCGAACATCCGCATCTGAACATGTGGTTCGTCCTCTCGGTGGCAGAGGAAGGCCGGGTTGAGGAGGTCCTGGCAGAAATCGAGGCCGAAACCGGCGAGGAGACGTACAACCTCCCGAAACAGCAGGAGTTCCACGTCGGCGCGAAGTTCCCCGTCGAGGGGCCACAGACGCAAGATATCGACTGTTCGGACCTGGGGCCGGACGTGACGCCGACCGACAGCCAGTCCCTGACCGCCGACGAACTGGACCTCGTGCTGGAAATCCAGGACGGCCTGCCGATTACCGCCACGCCCTACGCCGACGTGGCCGACGAAATCGACGCCGACGTCGACTGGGTGCTGGAGACGATACAGCGGTTCAACATGGAAGGGAAGGTCCGCCGCGTCGGGGTCATCCCGAACCACTACGCGCTCGGCTACAGCGAGAACGGGATGACCGTCTGGGACGTCCCCGACGAGGTCATCGACGAGGTCGGCCCGGCTATCGCCGAGTTCGACTTCGTGACCCACTGCTACGAGCGGCCGCGCCACGACGGCGTCTGGCCGTACAACTTCTTCGCGATGACCCACGGGCGAAGCGAAGCGGAGAGCCAGGAGCGCATCCAGCAGGTCCGCGACCGGATGGCCGACCACTGGGACGTGTCCGAGGACGACTGGGACACGCTGTTCTCGACGCGCATCCTGAAGAAGACGGGAATCAGGCTGGACGAACGAGCGCGGCAGAACACAGAGACGGCGTGA
- a CDS encoding DUF7577 domain-containing protein, whose protein sequence is MAISTAELAVRLLVYLFVLIGVPLWFVLMFRLMDYAAHDTLVEQFSGRRNGRDTGQLNAYFEQAAVEATTCRICGAANGPDYTYCHNCQERLAAGD, encoded by the coding sequence GTGGCAATCTCGACAGCCGAGCTGGCGGTCCGGCTGCTGGTCTACCTGTTTGTCCTGATAGGGGTACCGCTGTGGTTCGTGCTGATGTTCCGGCTCATGGACTACGCCGCACACGATACGCTGGTCGAGCAGTTCAGTGGTCGACGTAACGGTCGCGACACCGGCCAGCTCAACGCCTACTTCGAACAGGCCGCCGTCGAGGCCACGACCTGTCGTATCTGTGGCGCAGCGAACGGCCCGGACTACACCTACTGTCACAACTGCCAGGAACGGCTGGCGGCCGGCGACTGA
- a CDS encoding DUF5778 family protein — MSEADALDDDLYRRTKQLLEPGEIQLNGAVVHTEYDGSDEIEMMQATIEVGELIAEGASLDPKDTYVYSGSDDPEFASNQHQGLTLDGEEFVWECQQLLRNGSFDLVFYYEASADHDGILEAIEDAGYAVTGVEGE; from the coding sequence ATGAGCGAGGCCGACGCACTTGACGACGACCTTTACCGCCGGACTAAACAACTGCTTGAGCCCGGCGAGATTCAGCTCAACGGCGCTGTCGTCCACACGGAGTACGACGGCAGCGACGAGATCGAGATGATGCAGGCCACCATCGAGGTCGGCGAACTCATCGCCGAAGGCGCGAGCCTGGACCCGAAGGATACGTACGTTTACTCCGGCAGCGACGACCCCGAGTTCGCGTCGAACCAGCACCAGGGCCTCACGCTGGACGGCGAGGAGTTCGTCTGGGAGTGCCAGCAACTCCTGCGCAACGGCTCCTTCGATCTGGTGTTCTACTACGAGGCCAGCGCCGACCACGACGGCATTCTCGAAGCTATCGAGGACGCCGGCTACGCGGTAACCGGTGTCGAAGGCGAGTAA
- a CDS encoding cold-shock protein has protein sequence MATGTVDFFNDTGGYGFIETDDADEDVFFHMEDVGGPDLEEGQEVEFDIEQADKGPRAKNLTRL, from the coding sequence ATGGCGACAGGCACTGTCGACTTCTTCAACGATACGGGTGGCTACGGTTTCATCGAAACCGACGATGCCGACGAAGACGTGTTCTTCCACATGGAAGACGTCGGCGGCCCGGACTTAGAAGAAGGGCAAGAAGTCGAATTCGACATCGAACAGGCAGACAAAGGCCCGCGAGCGAAGAACCTCACGCGACTGTAA
- a CDS encoding cold-shock protein produces the protein MATGTVDFFNDTGGYGFIDTEDSDEDVFFHMEDIDGPDLEEGQEVEFEIEQADKGPRAKNLTRL, from the coding sequence ATGGCGACCGGTACGGTAGACTTCTTCAACGACACAGGCGGTTACGGGTTCATCGATACCGAAGACTCCGACGAGGACGTCTTCTTCCACATGGAGGACATCGACGGTCCTGACCTCGAGGAGGGGCAAGAAGTGGAATTCGAGATTGAGCAGGCCGACAAAGGCCCGCGCGCGAAAAACCTCACGCGGCTGTAA
- the uppS gene encoding polyprenyl diphosphate synthase, with protein sequence MYTTMLSRGKRLGYAAYERLLQWELSGTPDHVAVIMDGNRRYAEKQGAKKQEGHREGAQTTEALLNWCDELGVREVTLYTFSTENFDRDPEEREHIFDLVEQKLRTFADADRVHEAGVCIRAIGETEMLPDRVRDAVDYAEGRTAQYDQLNLNIALAYGGRAELLGAARNVATAVEDGTLDPTDVSAETIEARLYEGPTRDVDLIVRTGGDERTSNFLPWHANGNEAATFFCTPYWPEFRKVDFLRAIRTYQNREQSWRTTRAERSLALVRAIEQSELPTAKRMLGRFRDALPSTEREQLDEEYDLAD encoded by the coding sequence ATGTACACAACGATGCTATCGAGGGGGAAGCGACTGGGATATGCGGCCTACGAGCGATTGCTCCAGTGGGAACTGTCAGGGACGCCCGACCACGTCGCAGTCATTATGGACGGGAACCGAAGATACGCGGAAAAGCAGGGCGCCAAAAAACAGGAAGGCCACAGAGAAGGAGCCCAAACAACGGAGGCGCTGCTGAACTGGTGTGACGAACTCGGCGTTCGTGAGGTGACGCTGTACACGTTCTCGACGGAAAACTTCGACCGCGACCCCGAGGAACGCGAACACATCTTCGACCTCGTCGAACAGAAGCTCCGAACATTTGCCGACGCCGACCGGGTCCACGAGGCCGGCGTGTGTATCCGCGCCATCGGCGAGACAGAGATGCTACCCGACCGGGTCCGAGACGCTGTCGACTACGCTGAAGGGCGAACCGCCCAGTACGACCAGCTCAACCTCAACATCGCGCTGGCCTACGGCGGCCGGGCCGAACTGCTCGGCGCGGCCCGCAACGTCGCCACTGCCGTCGAAGACGGAACCCTCGACCCGACGGACGTCTCCGCGGAGACTATCGAAGCGCGGCTCTACGAGGGGCCGACCCGCGACGTTGATCTCATCGTTCGAACCGGCGGTGACGAACGCACCTCGAACTTCCTGCCGTGGCACGCCAACGGCAACGAGGCTGCCACGTTCTTCTGTACGCCCTACTGGCCCGAATTCCGGAAGGTCGACTTCCTGCGAGCGATTCGGACGTACCAGAACCGAGAGCAGTCCTGGCGGACGACCCGTGCCGAGCGCTCGCTGGCACTGGTTCGTGCCATCGAGCAATCGGAGCTACCGACGGCCAAACGGATGCTCGGGCGATTCCGTGACGCGCTCCCGAGTACCGAACGCGAGCAACTCGACGAAGAGTACGACCTCGCGGACTGA